One Thioclava sp. ES.031 genomic window, TCACCACCGCGCAGAGCGCCTCCAAAAGCGCGAACTGGTTCGGGTCAAGAAAGCGGCGCGGCGGCGGATCACGCCGCGCGCGCAGAACCTCGCGTGTCTGATCGTCGAAGGACGGGCTGTCCCATTTGTCGAGCACGTCATAGCCGGGATACGGGGTGCGGAACGGTTGGCTCATATCGCCGCCCTTTCCTTGTTCTGGCGCGGTTGATCCTCCCCCACCGCGAGCAGATCAAGCGCCGCGCGCCCGGTCTTGCCGAGCCCCGCGAAGCTGATCGGCGCGGGCATCGGCGGCCCCGCCAGCGTCGTCTGCCGCCAGTTGCGCCAGCCCGCCGAATTGCGCGCGACTCCGAGGGCGTGAAAGCCGGTGCCGACATAGCCAAGCCCCTCGACCGCACGCAGCAGCAGGGTAAGCGGGCGCCGGAAATGCCGATGCGGATAGATCGCCTGCGCCATCAGCCCGGCAGCGGCAAGCGGCGGCAGCGTGACCGGCAGATACATCGCCTTGTCATGGAACGCGCCGCGGAAATGCAGCAACGCGACCTCGCCGGATTCCGCCACGAGCGCGAGCGCGGTGAGGCAGGCCAGTTCGCGCCCGTGCAGATGCTCGTAGCCCTCGGTCTGGGCCATCCGATGGGTCACCATCCCGAACAGACCGCTCATGATCAATGCCCCCGGTGCCCCGAGCGGCGCGGCGTAGAACAGGTTGTTCCACGAAATCCCGCCGGGCCGGCGGCTGATGTTGCGCAGGTGAAACCCCATGCCGGCAATCCCGATCCCGACGGAAGAGAGATGCGTCACCTCAAGCACGCGGCCACGCTTTCTGCGCCGGGGCTCGGCCAAGGCGGCGGCCATCGCGGTCGCCCCTGTCAGGGGGGCCACATACATCTCGTCGCGGCGGAAATCGCCCCGCAGATGTTCCAGCGCGCTGTCGAAGAGGACGCTGGCACCCATGATTGCGGCCCCGTCCCGACCGAGCCGCAGCGCCTCGCGCTTGTTGCGCGACCGCTTAACCGGATTGGCGGAGCGTGGGCGGCGCGCGGCCAGCCCGGCGGCGACGAAACCGAGGCCCACGCCCGCGACGATGGCGCCCAGCCCGATGCCGCCGACGGGGCGCCGGGTGCGGCGTCGGAACGTGTCATATATCCTGTCATGGGTCATTGCGTGTTCCCTTTCCTCCTGCCGAATCCTTTTTCGTCCCAGCGTGAGACCATGCGCCGGGATCTGTGCTTAGGCCTGTCGGAACCGCTCTGCCTCCCGCAGGCGCAGCCGCAGCCCGAAGCCCGGTTCGCCATTGTCGCGCAACTGGCCGTTCTCAGGCTCGGGCGCGCCGTCGAAGAGCATCCCCTCGATCCGGACATGGTCGTGAAACCATTCGAGGTGGATCGCGGGCAGCGCGGCGAGGCACGCGTGCAGATGCAGCGCGGGGGCGCAATGGGCAGACAGCGGCACCTGATGCGCGGCGCTGAGCGCGGCCACGCCCATGAAGCCCGTGATGCCCGCGCAGCGCGTCGCATCCGCCTGCAGCACGTCCACCGCGCCCGCTTCGAGCATGTCGCGGAAGTAGCCGATATTGAAACCGTATTCGCCCGCCGTGACATTCATCCCGGCCGGCGCTCGGTCGCGGCAAAGGCGCAGCCCTTCGAGGTCATCCGAGGAGACGGGCTCCTCGTGCCATTCCACGCCGTAGTCGCGGGCGCGCTCTGCCAGCGCCAGCGCCTCCTTGCGGTTCTGGGCGCCATTCGCATCCATGAACAACCGACAATCGGGGCCGATGGCGTTGCGCGCCTGTTTTAGCCGGTGGGGATCGCGCTCGGCGTCTCGCCCGACCTTGATCTTCACCATCGAGAAGCCCTCGGAGGCCCAGCCCTCGAGTTGGCTGCGCAGCTGCCGGTCGTCATAGGAGGTGAAACCGCCCGAACCATAGGCCGGGATCG contains:
- a CDS encoding enolase C-terminal domain-like protein, producing the protein MTLGSDPLIEAVDVSALTIPTDAPEADGTLEWSETSMVLVSISAGGETGLGYSYTTPATAGIVRDILVPQVKGRNALDIAKLWLAMVHATRNIGRDGPVAMAIAAADTALWDLKGKLLRQPVAGLLGRARDTIPAYGSGGFTSYDDRQLRSQLEGWASEGFSMVKIKVGRDAERDPHRLKQARNAIGPDCRLFMDANGAQNRKEALALAERARDYGVEWHEEPVSSDDLEGLRLCRDRAPAGMNVTAGEYGFNIGYFRDMLEAGAVDVLQADATRCAGITGFMGVAALSAAHQVPLSAHCAPALHLHACLAALPAIHLEWFHDHVRIEGMLFDGAPEPENGQLRDNGEPGFGLRLRLREAERFRQA